The genomic stretch TAGGATGTAATTGTGCGAAGAAAATGGCCCACCTTTTTTGAGAATGCAGCAAAAGGATTTATATCTTCCTCGTATATCTTCTTGTATTTAGATTCAACATCTGATGCAAAACCACTTTCAAGATCTTCTGCATACTGAGCATAAAATCACAAACAATATCTCAACTTCAAGATGAAAACTAGGTTATAATGTATAAAATAATTGAAGAAATAAATAGCATGGCGTTGCAATAAAGATAATGTACAACACCTTTTTAGAACCCCGAGAAACCACTTTCTCAACATTATAGTCTTGGACATAACGAATTTTTCCGTATAATTTAACATTATCTCCTTTGGTCTTTTCCAGCTCTGCTGTTAATACCCcaatcttctccttcaactgcCTTATTTCCTATTAAATGCAAAACATTCACCCATGTCCACCATCATATTAAATATAAAGTTTGATGGAAATAATGTGAAATAGAAAGGAAAAACAAATGAATGTCCTAAACCAGTATTACAAAGATAAACGCACCTCTTCTGTCTCTCTCAAGCGTGTCCTAAATCGATCTCTCTGACTACATATCACTTTAAGCATAGAGCTCTGATCTTGATCTAAGGCATGCCTTTGATCCATATTCTGATGCTGCAGAAGCAATGTAATCttaaaaatcaaattatttaGGTAAATGTTTCACCACAGGACAATAATTGTATCAGTTAACACTTAAAAGAAAGGCAACACAATGCAGAATAAAAATTTTAATGTGTAAACACTCACTACAAAACTATATGGTACAAGAATAAAATTATCAATGCTTCCCAAGATCATTAAAGACAACTAAATTGGTTTTATAAAGGGGAAAACAGTAATAAATCACCTCCGGGATACCACATCTCTTCAGTTGTTGAAATTATGGTATTTAACTTCTGCTGAAGATTATGTGCTTCACAAATAAGTAAAGTATGGTAAGAAAAGCATATTGGAAAATGAAATTCACCTCAGACACCTCACTCCGATTAGCCTCTGATAGATCCCAGTCATCCAGGAAAGTTCCTTTATGATCTTTGGAACTGGAACTGGAACTAAAACAAATTATTCGATCCTTCTTCACTCTGAATCAGCTTCTGgcttcaacatgaaacttttagCTCAACTTTTCAACTTTCTAACGCCTATTAGAACGCGTCAATCCAATTCTTGTAACTCAAGTTATAATTTGTATAgtgacaaggtatcaaataactatttatgctgaaattaaagtacgaaaataaaataaagccaaaaataaaattaaatataaaaatacactaaaatagtaaaaataattgaatAAACTATAGATTTGCATAAGTATAATAGTAGAAGAAGATTCATCAAAATGCACTGGTCAAATTCCtccacacttgaacttttgcactccgaacaatattataaattcaaaattcaaaacagaaaaaaaacaagaacaaacaaaacatgcaattccAAAGGTTATCAAGATACAAAGTGCAAGCAAAAatctaagtctaagcttcaagaaaATGACATTAGTAAGTAACTCTTTTGTAACATTCAAATCAAATATGAAAAACATATTACCAAAGAGTACATAAAAAGCAGCAAGATCGTCACAAGATAAAATTCACTaaactctcaagtgtttaggtagactatttacactcaaagcacatcATGAAAGAAATTACTATTATAAGCTTGAAAAGAtctaacatccacaattgaattacatgcacacaaagatcaaaatgACTTTTATTTCGTTGTAACTTGGTCAGAGTATGGGTGAGATAAATTTTAAGGGATACTAGGCTAAGATTCAAAGGGGAAAAAGAGACATGAAAGAACTTGTGGGAGTTGAACTACATTCATCCACTTTCAAACAATAACTTTTCTGCGATTTTCTTCTCTTTTATCTTTTTATCCTCTTTTTTTTCATAAGGAAAATGTAATGAAATCCTTCTTTGCTTTTTCCACTTCTTTTTTTAatattgttttcttctttttctatatattttttttctttttctgtcaACTTTTGAATGAAATATCACAACTATAGTTATTCAACCTCACATAACTTCAAACAAGACTCTTTCAGTCTTATGAAtgggtgataacattgtttttcactttcAGGCTTGTAATGAGTTTAAACAAAGAATATGATAATAGGCTCAAAGGGGttttcaaacaagggatgatgTTATTCAGGGTTGGCTTTTTGGTTAATGActaaaaaaataaacaaaacaaaaataagTTGCCTTTATCATATCAATATGCATAAGTAAACAAAAAGtttcaacaagagtcaattcaagttctagagactaacaaacatgagtgaaatcacacaagaaagaaagagatgcATTTTTGAATCTTATCCATTAAAAGGttcaaaatctcacaaggttaattgatctaccacaaatgatgtacaatttagagtttagttCTACATATCATACTAAGAATGCACAAAAAGAATCAATCACATCACATCATAATTCTTTAATCAAGAGAACAAAGAAAATACTCACAGTTGTAACTAAAAAACCACAGAAGAAAAAAATATGCATTTTTTTCATGTCagaaaacaaataaaatcaaagaaactgaatgaaataaaacaaagtaaATGATTCTCTCCCCCATGCTTAAAACATATATTATCCTCAATGAAagaacataaatataaaataagagtgagagaaaggaaagaacacatATGAGAAGTCAAAGCGGATAAAAGATCACATAATAAGTctttcccaaagagagctcttctacagtctcttcttccaaagtggggctCTCATGGAGTCGGTTTGGatagtgtccattgaccttgaaattttgattatTGTCTTCGCCTTGTATTCCAAGATCAAAAAAGgatcttcgataagtaaaagtgttcAGTGGATACGTGAAAGTGATCTCatttttcacaacatcaagaatcaaaggcTTAAGAGGACATCACACTACTTTTGTTCCATCTTTAAATGAGATCATAGGCATGCATATGGAtgggctaatatcacgagtgtcaaCCAAGTTCCATCaaattcccttcttatgtttctgctcaagttgaagctttgatgaataatataaatcctcaggaagtggtttaggctctaaagaaggTGGTTGTTTAATGAACGATATGTTTGGGGTAaccgggatgtcaagagcttcaCCTACATAAACAACTCCATTTACACTATCACCCTGCAAGGCAACGTCAATCTCAGCATAAACagcacaaaggttagtgttagtacaattATCACATGAGTAAGTATCATCAAAACCAGAAAATTTtggaaaatcagctgaaaacaaatcagaataagaTTTATTAACAACTTCATaaagcaactctatttgaaaaacatAATGCTCTTCCTTGTTaatcttcttatttttcaatATTCTTTGTAGGAAAGGAATTGGTGGTACATACTTGTTTTTCgcctcaacaacaatagaaggttcAGGTTTATTTTTTGGTGTTTCACTGACAATTTTTTTTCTAGGGATGGTTCTGCAACTTTTATGGATCTCAAGGAAATTCCACTCACATTAGGGCCTTTTGGATTAACAATTGTTTGGACAGGTAGTTGGTTCTATCCTTGAGCTTATTGCATGACATTAATTAAAGTGGCAAGCTGTTaaatttgtgtttgcaaagtctgaatactgGAATTTCTTCGCTGCTGAAATTGGAAACTATTTACAGCCATTTGCTTGACAAattcctctagtgaaggttcacAAGGTGAAAATGTGGTTACTTGTGGGtggttatatggtggtggtggtggtggcaggggtagcatcaattgtttcattaaagaggtaagttcatcaattctggtttctagagctttgttggaagaagaaactTGAATATCATTCATACTTTTTGCTTGGACCATAGAATTATCCCTAGTTTTGAACTATTGGTAGTTAAGTGACATAttctcaatcaaggatttggcagcAGCTGGAGTCTTATCTACAAGTGATCCACCACTAGCAACATCTAAAATGTTTCTTTCCATTGGTAGCAATCCCTCATAAAAGTATTGGATAAGTAACTGATCGGTAATCTGGTGTTAAGGACAGTTAGACACTAATTGTTCGAATCTCCCCCAGTATTATGCCAATGATTCATTGCtctgtctaataccacatataTCCTTTATGATTGATGCAACTATGGAATCAGGAAAGTATCTTTCTAGGAATACTTTCTTTAAACCATTCCATATTGTAACACAATTTGGCTCAAGATAGTATAACCAATCTTTTGCAGCACCATGTAGTGAGAACGAGAATGCTCTAAGCTTAACGTGATCCTTTGTGATTCCTTTAGGTCTCAAAGGTGTAGAACACACAACCTAAAATTCCTTCAAATGTCTATGTGGATCCTCACCTACAAGACCATTAAACCTTGGCTACAAGTgattaaaccagatttcaattcgaaaggtacaacagcaacaagatattcaatacataaagcattataattaacatcagggATAGCAAGTTCTCTCGGAGTTCTTTGGTCAGTCATGTTAAACTCaataaaaaaatcaacaaacaatgagaaaacacataactaattcaGTAATGCAAtaacaaataggaaaataccgatATTGTCCCTATTAAGCAAAAACAACGGAAATACGAAAaaaaaaacgattaaaataaattcacaaaaatacaaaaacacgAAATTCAATCTAATTAACTGAAATAAGAATATTGAGAATCTTATCAAAAATTTtgaaactatcaaaacagaaaaaaagtcataaaaaatagaaaaataaggaatttcaGATTTTTAGGGGGCGTCCACTATTGAGTTtctaaatagaggcttttgatcctTGATATTTGTTTTAATGAATTGACAAAGAATCGAAATAATTTGAGACAATTTTCTTTAAAACATATTTTTTATGCTAAAACACGAAAAGGCAAGAACGCAAGAACGTTGGGGCAAGAACACTGAAACACAACGCCTAGGACTATAATAATGGTCAAAATCTACAAGAATCCCCGACAACAACACCAATTTGATCCACTGTCGCGCACGAGTCAAAAAtgagtttaaaagtgtagtaaaacggaagcgacacttGAATGTCATATCACAAGAACTCTTGAATGTTGTAACCAAACAAATGAATAGAAATGAGTTTTTAAGGTTCAGAACTTAAgtcgaagatgattaaaggtaaaaacaaaattgataaataaggtAATCTACTGTATCGATTTTCAACTTATCATTGATTCTTGTAttttcaattccctagcggattcgaTCTCATTCaattacaatacccactgacaagcgcaattggtattatatgatgtatgttcctaattttTGAATTGAGCAAACGGGtttaagcagacgcgaattaagcaaacgcgacttaatTAAACACGATAGCGAAAAAGgtacgctaacgtgattatagttaaggatcatacaaacaatcaaatttaatcaactttatcctataagaaacaatcaAGTTAAGAAAAGAAAGTAttcgaattaagcaaacgagtttataggaagaattgaaaagaaatcgaaattaaactgaaattaataaaaaaCCTCAAAGTCTAATTCGAATATAGCAGatcaactctttgggaattagATCTTCATGGTATTTGTATGCCCTATTCTATATTTCATGAATGTTGAATCCCTCAATCCTAAACGACTAAGTTATTTAAATAGAGCAAGGTAATTCGGGTCTAATAACAACCGACCCGGAAAAATACAAAACCGACCCAAAAACTAAGTATTTTCTTAAGTCTGGAAGTAAAACGAATTATTCGACCCTTCTTCATTCCGAATcagcttttgacttcaacatgaaacttttagCTTAATCTTTCAACTTTCTAACGCCTATTAGAACACGTCAATCTAATTCCCGTAACTCAAATCATGATCTCATAgtgacaaggtatcaaataactatttatgttaaaaataaagtacgaaaataaaataaatccaaaaataaacttaaatataaaaacacactaaaatagtaaaaataatagaataaactatagaTTTTCCTAAATACAATAGTAGAAGAAGGTGCATAAAAATGCATTGATCAACAGGAAGACTCCTCGAAGAAGAAATAGTCCCTTAAGAAAATGGTCGAATTTGTTGTAAGGTCCAAGGGAAAAGATACCAGTAGTGGGGAGGAAGAAGAGAACAATGGGAAAATCAAGTACATTGCTTCCATAATAAATAGTGCCCCAATGGGCGAGTGACCCATCCAAAGGGACAGTAAAGTGGAAGATTTACGAGTTCATGAATGTCAACAAGAAGGACAAAAACACCTTAACTAGAAGACATAAGGGATCTCGAATGAGATATTTCCTTTTGTAATAAAGGCCAtaattgtaacacccttctaaaataccccaaatatttaattaaaacaacaaatatatatacatcagagtaattatgcaattaagggtgtcacacaatcatttcacaccattcaccataataactgtcatgctcttttattaattcaaaacataaagcatttgcacaatacgcagcggatagaaatcaaatcaatcattgcaaaacatgtaacacattacatgtaaaattattcaacaaggtaaaacatcccgtcccgatgttacatctattagagcatgacccactaaggagactacactagactccaagcactagcttctactcaatcactgctcgttacctgaaaaatagttgtaagggtgagttcctcaatcgatataaaaagcattataaaatatcatgtaatgctaagtaaataacacatcaatcaccctaatcatatcacacattcagtaacggcacatcaactcaaatatcatactcaataccaacacaattcatactcatactcaatgccaacacaaacacacgtataatattggaatacatccattcatattatacgccatacatacattatgcaatgagactccatgcatgcggtaccgactattcgtgaacatatagttcacctcaccgatcaaatccagatacggctaccaagcccactagtcccactcatttgagacctagtgactcactcactaattcctcaccacgggaattagctaccaccccaagggccatgctatgcacgctaattcacctagcatgcaaacatcaacaacagtccataatgactaactcactaattcctcaccatgggaattagctaccaccataaaggccacaatatgcatgctaattcacctagcaatgcaacatcatcaacaacaatccacaatggacatatgctcacactctaagccataaaacagtccattcaccaacacatgcataatatatacattcacaacattatgcatactttcacacatcatcagca from Lathyrus oleraceus cultivar Zhongwan6 chromosome 7, CAAS_Psat_ZW6_1.0, whole genome shotgun sequence encodes the following:
- the LOC127105811 gene encoding protein CASP; translated protein: MDQRHALDQDQSSMLKVICSQRDRFRTRLRETEEEIRQLKEKIGVLTAELEKTKGDNVKLYGKIRYVQDYNVEKVVSRGSKKYAEDLESGFASDVESKYKKIYEEDINPFAAFSKKERDQRYKELGFRDRITLSSGRFLLGNKYARTFAFFYTIGLHILVFTCLYRMSALSYLSHGSDESRIGERTIDLPLPRGL